Proteins encoded within one genomic window of Gammaproteobacteria bacterium:
- the gmk gene encoding guanylate kinase, whose protein sequence is MTPSPGQLFVLSAPSGAGKTTLTRGLLAADPGLRFSVSFTTRKPRGAERDGQDYFFVDHARFEAMIAAGELLEYASVFGNYYGTGRAQIEAHTAAGRNVLLDIDWQGARQVRQRMPQSVLIFIMPPSLAELERRLRGRATDSDAVIARRLAEAQSEMSHWPEFDYVVINEDRDRALATLQAILAGRGAASRTTEPAVQRMAAAVIGRGMKPG, encoded by the coding sequence ATGACCCCGTCGCCAGGCCAGCTCTTCGTCCTCAGCGCACCTTCGGGCGCCGGCAAGACCACGCTCACCCGCGGCCTGCTGGCGGCCGACCCGGGCCTGCGCTTCTCGGTGTCCTTCACCACACGCAAGCCGCGGGGCGCCGAGAGGGACGGGCAGGATTACTTCTTTGTCGACCATGCGCGCTTCGAGGCCATGATCGCCGCCGGCGAGTTGCTGGAGTACGCCAGCGTCTTCGGCAACTACTACGGGACCGGCCGGGCGCAGATCGAGGCGCACACCGCTGCCGGGCGCAACGTGCTGCTCGACATCGACTGGCAGGGCGCCCGCCAGGTGCGCCAGCGCATGCCGCAGAGCGTGCTGATCTTCATCATGCCGCCGTCGCTCGCCGAGCTGGAGCGTCGCCTGCGGGGCCGGGCCACCGACAGCGATGCCGTCATCGCGCGGCGGCTGGCCGAGGCGCAGTCGGAGATGAGCCACTGGCCGGAGTTCGACTACGTGGTGATCAACGAGGATCGCGACCGGGCACTGGCCACGCTGCAGGCCATCCTCGCGGGCCGCGGTGCCGCCTCGCGGACGACGGAGCCGGCGGTGCAGCGGATGGCGGCCGCGGTCATTGGCCGGGGCATGAAGCCGGGCTGA
- the recG gene encoding ATP-dependent DNA helicase RecG: MPAAIPRELTDLHGVGPALAEKLARLGVRQPADLLFLLPQRYEDRTRLTPIGAVVPGSRVVVAGEVALAEIVFRRRRSLLCRIGDGTGMITLRFFYFSKAQQEQLARGRRVLCFGEARSGPGGLEMVHPEYQFLGADEQLTLEQALTPVYPSTEGLQQFRLRALATQALERYLPLLPDWLEGRLPDGNAMPGLHEALHTLHRPPPGVDLARLAAGRHPAQRRLALEEMLAHHLSLRRLRERARQDAALPLPARDGLRERFLAGLGFELTTGQREALAAIDADLMQPQPMLRLVQGDVGCGKTVVAAAAALRAVENGHQVAVMAPTELLTEQHRRSFTRWLAPLGIEPVWLSGSLGRRERQHALEAIGSGRGQVVIGTHALFQEGVTYRSLALMIVDEQHRFGVHQRLALMQKGAAGSQRPHQLVMTATPIPRTLAMTLYADLDSSVIRELPPGRQPVQTIALPDRRRAEVVARVREAASAGHRAYWVCPLIEDSAELDYQAAESTHEMLAAALPGLAVGLVHGRMKPEDKDAVMREFAAGTLQVLVATTVIEVGVDVPEATLMIIENAERMGLAQLHQLRGRVGRGAAASHCVLLYQPPLQGMARERLQVMRETNDGFVVAQKDLELRGPGEVLGTRQTGLTQLRVADLLRDADLAPWVQRLGQDVLARNPELAEPLIHRWIGEADRYGAV, from the coding sequence ATGCCGGCCGCGATTCCCCGGGAGCTGACCGACCTGCACGGCGTCGGCCCGGCGCTGGCGGAGAAGCTCGCACGGCTCGGCGTCAGGCAGCCGGCTGACCTGCTGTTCCTGCTGCCGCAGCGTTACGAAGACCGTACGCGGCTGACCCCCATCGGCGCCGTCGTGCCAGGCAGCCGGGTGGTGGTCGCCGGCGAGGTGGCGCTGGCGGAGATCGTGTTCCGCCGCCGGCGCAGCCTGCTCTGCCGCATCGGCGACGGCACCGGCATGATCACGCTGCGCTTCTTCTACTTCAGCAAGGCACAGCAGGAGCAGCTGGCCCGCGGTCGCCGCGTGCTCTGCTTCGGTGAAGCGCGCAGCGGGCCGGGCGGCCTGGAGATGGTGCACCCGGAGTACCAGTTCCTCGGCGCCGACGAGCAGCTCACCCTCGAACAGGCACTGACACCGGTCTATCCCTCGACCGAAGGCCTGCAGCAATTCCGCCTGCGTGCCCTGGCAACACAGGCGCTGGAGCGGTACCTGCCACTGCTGCCGGACTGGCTGGAAGGGCGACTGCCGGACGGCAATGCCATGCCCGGCCTGCACGAAGCACTGCATACGCTGCACCGCCCGCCGCCGGGGGTGGACCTGGCGCGGCTCGCGGCCGGCCGCCACCCGGCGCAGCGCCGGCTGGCGCTGGAGGAAATGCTGGCGCATCACCTCAGCCTGAGACGCCTGCGCGAGCGCGCCCGCCAGGACGCGGCCCTGCCGCTGCCGGCGCGCGATGGCCTGCGCGAGCGCTTCCTCGCCGGTCTCGGTTTCGAGCTCACCACAGGCCAGCGCGAGGCGCTCGCGGCGATCGATGCCGACCTCATGCAGCCGCAGCCGATGCTGCGCCTGGTGCAGGGCGATGTCGGCTGCGGCAAGACCGTGGTGGCGGCCGCGGCGGCGCTGCGCGCCGTCGAGAACGGCCACCAGGTCGCGGTCATGGCGCCCACGGAACTCCTGACCGAGCAGCACCGGCGCAGTTTCACGCGCTGGCTGGCACCGCTCGGCATCGAACCCGTCTGGCTGAGCGGCAGCCTCGGCCGTCGCGAGCGGCAGCACGCCCTCGAGGCCATCGGCAGCGGTCGCGGCCAGGTGGTGATCGGTACCCACGCCCTGTTCCAGGAGGGCGTGACCTACCGCAGCCTGGCGCTGATGATCGTCGATGAGCAGCATCGCTTCGGTGTCCACCAGCGCCTCGCGCTGATGCAGAAGGGCGCCGCCGGCAGCCAGCGCCCGCACCAGCTGGTGATGACTGCCACGCCGATCCCGCGCACCCTGGCCATGACGCTGTACGCGGACCTGGACAGCTCGGTGATCCGCGAGCTGCCGCCGGGCCGCCAGCCGGTGCAGACCATCGCGCTGCCCGACCGGCGCCGCGCCGAGGTGGTCGCCCGCGTGCGCGAGGCCGCCAGCGCCGGCCACCGCGCCTACTGGGTCTGCCCGCTGATCGAGGATTCCGCGGAACTCGACTACCAGGCTGCCGAATCCACCCATGAGATGCTGGCGGCAGCGCTGCCCGGACTGGCCGTGGGCCTGGTCCATGGCCGCATGAAGCCGGAGGACAAGGACGCCGTGATGCGCGAGTTCGCCGCCGGAACGCTGCAGGTGCTGGTGGCCACCACGGTCATCGAAGTCGGTGTGGACGTGCCGGAGGCCACGCTGATGATCATCGAGAATGCCGAGCGCATGGGCCTCGCCCAGCTGCACCAGCTGCGCGGCCGCGTCGGGCGTGGCGCCGCCGCCAGCCACTGCGTGCTGCTCTACCAGCCCCCGCTCCAGGGGATGGCGCGCGAGCGCCTGCAGGTGATGCGCGAAACCAACGATGGCTTCGTGGTGGCACAGAAAGACCTGGAACTGCGCGGACCCGGCGAAGTCCTCGGCACGAGGCAGACCGGCCTGACGCAGCTGCGCGTGGCCGACCTGCTGCGCGACGCCGACCTCGCACCCTGGGTGCAGCGCCTGGGCCAGGACGTGCTCGCCCGCAACCCGGAGCTGGCAGAACCCCTCATCCACCGCTGGATCGGCGAGGCCGATCGCTACGGAGCCGTATGA
- the rpoZ gene encoding DNA-directed RNA polymerase subunit omega, which produces MARITVEDCLGNVENIFELVMVAAKRARRLANGAPPQLDWENDKPTVLALREIAEGLVGPEILTEADPTPADLFATEQANDLLANQPINMNDDSDLI; this is translated from the coding sequence ATGGCCAGAATCACCGTCGAAGACTGCCTCGGCAACGTCGAAAACATCTTCGAACTCGTCATGGTCGCCGCCAAGCGTGCCCGGCGGCTCGCCAACGGCGCCCCGCCGCAGCTCGACTGGGAAAACGACAAGCCCACCGTGCTCGCCCTGCGCGAGATCGCCGAGGGCCTCGTCGGCCCCGAGATCCTCACCGAGGCCGATCCCACGCCCGCCGACCTGTTCGCCACCGAGCAGGCCAACGATCTGCTGGCCAACCAGCCGATCAACATGAACGACGATTCCGACCTCATCTGA
- a CDS encoding tetratricopeptide repeat protein — protein sequence MTRLLYAAFLLAGVAGTAWWLLARQPPALPPPSFVGSASCAGCHASEHAAWTGSQHALAMQVAGDTSVAGRFAGETVAFDGEQTRFFRRDNRFFVHTDGPDGVTADFEIRYSFGVRPLQQYLVPLPGGRLQALGLAWDTRPADAGGQRWFDLYPGQDLKPGNPLHWTGIDQTWNYQCADCHSTNLRKNFDPATRSYATRWSEISVGCEACHGPASRHLAWARKADGWRAMDADHGLVVALDERHGIAWKAGSAITATRTVPRTSEREITTCARCHARRGQFSDAVHAGDNWLDAFQPALIEPGLYHADGQQRDEVYTWGSFMQSRMQAAGVTCADCHDPHSQRLRAPGNAVCAQCHAPASFDTTAHHHHQAGTPGAACTACHMPATTYMVVDPRHDHSLRIPRPDLSVTLDTPNACGTCHAERGAQWAAGAIRAWYPQGKPDFQGFATTFAAAWRGDPAAAAGLARLTTDAAQPAIVRASAIAHGTHLAGTDMQAATLAALADTDALARATAAEALRSADAGLRAESLPALLTDRVRLVRMAAARSLAGEAESRLVGDEVPRFTAALAEWVAARRFNADRPEAQVELGALSMERGDPASAMASFRAALSLDPGFVQAAVNLADAQRATGDEAAAEQTLRKALARDPDVAVAHHALGLSLVRQGRTREALMELRRAHELDPADARLAYVYAVARHDTGDVAGAILTLREALRTQPHDRDLAAALAAYERE from the coding sequence GTGACCCGGCTTCTGTATGCTGCCTTCCTGCTCGCCGGCGTCGCGGGCACGGCCTGGTGGCTGCTTGCGCGGCAGCCACCGGCGCTGCCTCCCCCGTCCTTCGTCGGCTCGGCCTCCTGCGCCGGCTGCCATGCCAGCGAACATGCCGCATGGACGGGATCCCAGCACGCGCTGGCGATGCAGGTTGCGGGTGACACCTCGGTGGCAGGCCGATTCGCTGGCGAAACCGTGGCATTCGATGGCGAGCAAACGCGTTTTTTCCGGCGCGACAACCGCTTTTTCGTCCACACCGACGGGCCCGATGGAGTCACTGCGGACTTCGAGATCCGGTACAGCTTCGGCGTGCGTCCACTGCAGCAGTACCTCGTGCCGCTGCCCGGCGGCCGGCTACAGGCGCTCGGCCTCGCCTGGGATACGCGGCCCGCGGACGCGGGAGGGCAGCGCTGGTTCGACCTCTACCCGGGGCAGGACCTGAAACCCGGCAATCCCCTGCACTGGACCGGCATCGACCAGACCTGGAACTACCAGTGCGCGGATTGCCATTCCACCAACCTGCGAAAGAACTTCGACCCGGCCACTCGCAGCTACGCCACCCGCTGGTCCGAAATCAGCGTCGGCTGCGAAGCCTGCCATGGGCCGGCATCCAGGCACCTCGCCTGGGCGAGGAAGGCCGACGGCTGGCGGGCAATGGACGCGGACCATGGGCTCGTCGTGGCGCTCGACGAACGCCACGGCATCGCCTGGAAGGCTGGTAGTGCCATCACGGCGACACGCACGGTTCCGCGCACCAGCGAGCGCGAGATCACCACCTGCGCCCGCTGCCACGCGCGGCGCGGGCAGTTCTCCGACGCGGTGCACGCCGGCGACAACTGGCTCGACGCCTTCCAGCCCGCACTCATCGAGCCCGGCCTCTACCATGCCGATGGCCAGCAGCGCGACGAGGTCTACACCTGGGGCTCCTTCATGCAGAGCCGCATGCAGGCCGCCGGCGTGACCTGCGCGGATTGCCATGACCCGCATTCCCAGCGGCTGCGCGCCCCGGGCAATGCCGTCTGCGCGCAATGCCATGCGCCCGCGAGCTTCGACACCACCGCGCATCACCATCACCAGGCCGGCACCCCGGGCGCCGCGTGCACCGCCTGCCACATGCCGGCGACGACCTACATGGTGGTGGACCCGCGCCATGACCATTCGCTGCGCATCCCGCGACCGGACCTGAGCGTGACGCTCGACACGCCGAACGCCTGCGGCACCTGCCACGCGGAGCGCGGCGCGCAGTGGGCGGCCGGGGCGATCAGGGCCTGGTACCCGCAGGGCAAGCCGGACTTCCAGGGCTTTGCCACGACATTCGCCGCCGCCTGGCGTGGCGACCCCGCGGCGGCAGCCGGGCTGGCCAGGCTCACCACCGATGCGGCCCAACCGGCGATCGTGCGCGCCAGCGCCATTGCCCACGGAACGCATCTCGCTGGCACCGACATGCAGGCGGCGACGCTCGCAGCACTGGCCGACACCGATGCGCTGGCGCGGGCAACGGCGGCCGAAGCGCTGCGCTCCGCGGATGCGGGGCTGCGTGCCGAGAGCCTGCCGGCACTACTGACAGACCGCGTGCGGCTGGTGCGCATGGCGGCCGCCCGCTCGCTCGCCGGGGAAGCGGAGTCGCGGCTCGTCGGTGACGAAGTGCCACGGTTCACCGCGGCGCTGGCCGAGTGGGTCGCGGCCCGCCGCTTCAACGCCGACCGGCCGGAGGCGCAGGTCGAACTCGGCGCGCTGTCCATGGAACGTGGCGACCCGGCCTCCGCGATGGCTTCGTTCCGCGCAGCGCTGTCACTGGACCCCGGCTTCGTGCAGGCGGCCGTGAACCTCGCCGATGCACAGCGGGCCACCGGCGACGAAGCCGCCGCCGAACAGACCTTGCGCAAAGCCCTCGCGCGTGACCCGGATGTGGCGGTTGCCCACCATGCGCTCGGCCTGTCGCTGGTCCGCCAGGGACGCACCCGCGAAGCCCTGATGGAACTGCGGCGGGCCCATGAACTCGACCCGGCCGATGCGCGCCTGGCCTACGTCTACGCGGTTGCCCGCCACGACACGGGAGATGTCGCCGGCGCCATCCTCACGCTGCGCGAAGCCCTGCGCACGCAGCCTCATGACCGCGACCTGGCCGCGGCGCTGGCTGCCTACGAGCGCGAGTGA
- the ubiA gene encoding 4-hydroxybenzoate octaprenyltransferase: MALREYARLMRLDRPVGIWLLLWPTLWALWISGDGRPQPMVFSIMVLGVVVMRSAGCVINDWADRDLDPHVERTRDRPLAAGRVTPQEALGLFVALSLVAIALALQLNRLAQLLAVAGGLLTVAYPFMKRIVAAPQLVLGAAFGWSIPMTFAAQTGAVPRLAWLLWLSVVVWALIYDTMYAMADRADDLKVGVKSTAILFGSADVFIVSLLMIVLVLALALAGQLAAMGPWYFGSLLVASALMLHERRLIADRDPARCFLAFLHSHWVGAAVFAGIVLDFTFRPA, translated from the coding sequence ATGGCGTTGCGTGAGTATGCGCGGCTGATGCGCCTCGACCGCCCGGTGGGTATCTGGCTGCTGCTGTGGCCGACGCTCTGGGCCTTGTGGATCTCCGGCGATGGACGACCGCAGCCGATGGTCTTCAGCATCATGGTGCTCGGCGTGGTGGTCATGCGCTCGGCAGGCTGCGTCATCAACGACTGGGCCGACCGCGACCTCGACCCGCACGTCGAGCGCACCCGTGACCGCCCGCTGGCCGCCGGGCGCGTCACGCCCCAGGAGGCCCTGGGGCTGTTCGTCGCCCTGTCGCTGGTGGCGATCGCCCTGGCCCTCCAGCTCAACCGCCTCGCGCAGCTGCTGGCGGTGGCCGGCGGCCTGCTGACGGTGGCCTATCCCTTCATGAAGCGCATCGTCGCCGCGCCCCAGCTGGTGCTCGGCGCCGCCTTCGGCTGGAGCATCCCCATGACCTTCGCCGCGCAGACGGGCGCCGTGCCGCGACTCGCCTGGCTGCTGTGGCTGTCGGTGGTGGTCTGGGCCCTGATCTACGACACCATGTACGCCATGGCGGATCGTGCCGACGACCTGAAGGTGGGGGTGAAGTCCACCGCCATCCTCTTCGGCAGTGCCGATGTGTTCATCGTGAGCCTGCTGATGATCGTGCTGGTGCTGGCGCTGGCGCTGGCCGGGCAGCTGGCGGCGATGGGGCCCTGGTATTTCGGCTCACTGCTGGTGGCCTCGGCCCTGATGCTGCACGAGCGCCGCCTGATCGCCGACCGCGATCCGGCCCGCTGCTTCCTTGCCTTCCTGCACAGCCACTGGGTCGGTGCGGCGGTGTTCGCCGGCATCGTCCTGGATTTCACCTTCCGGCCGGCCTGA
- a CDS encoding bifunctional (p)ppGpp synthetase/guanosine-3',5'-bis(diphosphate) 3'-pyrophosphohydrolase, with protein MGRRNFGLRQLLARLEYLPPDQLKRVETAFEFAAAAHAGQKRRSGEPYITHPVAVASILAQLRLDHQTIEAALLHDVIEDTPAAKTDIQKCFGPEVAALVDGVSKLDQLSFTSRAEAQAESFRKMMLAMVEDIRVILVKLADRLHNMQTLEAMPPEKQGRIARETLEVYAPIANRLGINSVKTELEDLGFRHAYPFRYRVLDRAVRKAEGNQRQFVRKIEDRLEKALKDAGIPGKVLGRKKHLYSIYRKMLRKKQSLSEIADVFAFRLIMPDVDSCYRGLGIVHQLYKPMPGKFKDYIAIPRVNGYQSLHTVLLGPNGIPIEVQIRTEQMDRIAESGIAAHWQYKEPGNEPEALPPQARAREWLASISEMQQAADSEEFLEHVKVDLYPDKVYVFTPKGDILRLPRGATCVDFAYAVHTGVGDRCVAAKIDRRLVPLRTTLNNGETVEIITAKTARPNPAWVNFVVSAKARAAIRQFLRNLQQSEARELGRRLLDQSLRDFRSALRKVSREQMQKLLDELGLASANELFEQIGLGERLAPVVAKVLLQEGAETEAPPAGEPTGAAGKASPITIAGTEGLVVSYARCCHPLPGDAIMGYLSAGRGVVIHRNTCGNLSEYRKQPHKWIPVTWETGIEREFSSEIRVEVDNKPGVLAEVASRIGDAGSNIEQVSVDDRLEDTAALVFSILVRDRKQLAQVIRSIRHMAAVKKVTRSCA; from the coding sequence ATGGGCCGGCGCAACTTCGGGCTGCGCCAGCTCCTCGCGCGCCTGGAATACCTGCCACCCGACCAGCTCAAGCGGGTCGAAACGGCCTTCGAGTTCGCCGCCGCCGCCCATGCCGGCCAGAAGCGCCGCTCCGGCGAGCCCTACATCACCCACCCGGTGGCCGTCGCCAGCATCCTCGCGCAGCTGCGCCTCGACCACCAGACCATCGAGGCGGCGCTGCTGCACGACGTCATCGAGGACACGCCCGCCGCGAAGACCGACATCCAGAAGTGCTTCGGCCCCGAGGTGGCGGCGCTGGTGGACGGCGTAAGCAAGCTCGACCAGCTCTCCTTCACCAGCCGCGCGGAAGCGCAGGCCGAGAGCTTCCGCAAGATGATGCTGGCGATGGTGGAGGACATCCGCGTCATCCTCGTGAAGCTCGCGGACCGGCTGCACAACATGCAGACGCTGGAGGCCATGCCGCCGGAGAAGCAGGGCCGCATCGCCCGCGAGACGCTCGAGGTCTACGCCCCCATCGCCAACCGGCTCGGCATCAACAGCGTGAAGACCGAGCTCGAGGACCTCGGCTTCCGCCATGCCTACCCCTTCCGCTACCGGGTGCTGGACCGCGCGGTGCGCAAGGCCGAGGGCAACCAGCGCCAGTTCGTGAGGAAGATCGAGGACCGGCTGGAGAAGGCGCTGAAGGATGCCGGCATCCCCGGCAAGGTGCTGGGCCGCAAGAAACACCTGTACAGCATCTACCGCAAGATGCTGCGCAAGAAGCAGTCGCTCTCGGAAATCGCCGACGTCTTCGCCTTCCGGCTCATCATGCCCGACGTCGACAGCTGCTACCGCGGTCTGGGCATCGTGCACCAGCTCTACAAGCCGATGCCCGGGAAGTTCAAGGACTACATCGCCATCCCGCGGGTCAACGGCTACCAGTCGCTGCATACCGTGCTGCTCGGGCCCAACGGCATCCCCATCGAGGTGCAGATCCGCACCGAGCAGATGGACCGCATCGCCGAGAGCGGCATCGCCGCGCACTGGCAGTACAAGGAACCCGGCAACGAACCCGAGGCCCTGCCGCCGCAGGCCCGCGCCCGCGAATGGCTCGCCAGCATCAGCGAAATGCAGCAGGCGGCGGATTCCGAGGAATTCCTCGAACACGTCAAGGTGGACCTCTACCCCGACAAGGTCTACGTGTTCACGCCCAAGGGTGACATCCTGCGCCTGCCCCGCGGTGCCACCTGCGTGGACTTCGCCTACGCCGTGCACACCGGCGTCGGCGACCGATGCGTGGCCGCGAAGATCGACCGACGCCTGGTGCCGCTGCGTACCACGCTCAACAACGGCGAGACGGTGGAGATCATCACCGCGAAGACGGCGCGCCCCAATCCGGCCTGGGTGAACTTCGTGGTCTCCGCCAAGGCGCGGGCCGCCATCCGCCAGTTCCTCAGGAACCTGCAGCAGAGCGAGGCACGCGAGCTCGGCCGGCGCCTGCTCGACCAGTCGCTGCGCGACTTCCGCTCCGCGCTGCGCAAGGTCAGCCGCGAGCAGATGCAGAAGCTGCTCGACGAGCTCGGCCTCGCCAGCGCCAACGAACTGTTCGAGCAGATCGGCCTCGGCGAGCGCCTCGCGCCGGTGGTCGCCAAGGTGCTGCTGCAGGAGGGTGCCGAGACCGAGGCGCCGCCGGCGGGCGAGCCCACGGGTGCCGCGGGCAAGGCCTCGCCCATCACCATCGCCGGCACCGAGGGCCTGGTGGTGAGCTACGCGCGCTGCTGCCATCCGCTGCCCGGCGACGCGATCATGGGCTACCTCAGCGCCGGGCGCGGCGTGGTCATCCACCGCAACACCTGCGGCAACCTCAGCGAGTACCGCAAGCAGCCGCACAAGTGGATCCCGGTCACCTGGGAGACCGGCATCGAGCGCGAATTCTCCAGCGAGATCCGCGTGGAAGTCGACAACAAGCCCGGGGTGCTGGCCGAAGTCGCCTCGCGCATCGGCGACGCCGGTTCGAATATCGAGCAGGTCTCGGTGGACGACCGGCTCGAGGATACCGCGGCACTGGTGTTCTCCATCCTGGTGCGCGACCGCAAGCAGCTCGCCCAGGTCATCCGCAGCATCCGCCACATGGCGGCGGTGAAGAAGGTCACCCGCAGCTGCGCCTGA
- the bioB gene encoding biotin synthase BioB, translated as MSDSPAIRNDWTLDEVWALASLPFNDLLFRAHSVHRQHFDPNAVQISTLVSVKTGGCPEDCAYCPQSVHYDTGVDAGHMMDSTEVLERARAARAGGATRFCMGAAWRSPRPKQVEQFAGLIREVSALGLETCATLGMLSESQARQLKEAGLDYYNHNLDTSERHYPQVISTRSYRDRLETLQHVRTAGLKVCCGGIIGLGEALRDRVELLHTLATLPAHPDSVPINQLVQVEGTPLAGTAAVDPLDFVRVIALARILMPASHVRLSAGRTDMSDEMQALCFFAGANSLFFGERLLTTPNPAADRDRLLLDRLGLRPEPLAAGSH; from the coding sequence GTGTCCGACTCGCCCGCCATCCGCAACGACTGGACCCTGGACGAGGTCTGGGCCCTGGCCAGCCTGCCCTTCAACGATCTGCTGTTCCGCGCCCACAGCGTCCATCGCCAGCATTTCGATCCGAACGCGGTGCAGATCAGCACCCTGGTCAGCGTGAAGACCGGCGGCTGCCCCGAGGACTGCGCCTACTGCCCGCAGAGCGTGCACTACGACACCGGCGTCGATGCCGGGCACATGATGGACAGCACGGAAGTCCTCGAGCGCGCGCGGGCCGCCCGGGCCGGCGGCGCCACCCGCTTCTGCATGGGCGCGGCCTGGCGCTCGCCCAGGCCGAAGCAGGTGGAGCAGTTTGCCGGGCTGATCCGCGAGGTCAGTGCACTGGGCCTGGAGACCTGCGCCACCCTCGGCATGCTCAGCGAGTCCCAGGCCCGCCAGCTGAAGGAGGCCGGGCTCGACTACTACAACCACAACCTGGACACCTCCGAGCGCCATTACCCGCAGGTCATCAGCACCCGCAGCTACCGGGACCGCCTGGAAACCCTGCAGCACGTGCGCACCGCGGGCCTCAAGGTCTGCTGCGGCGGCATCATCGGCCTGGGCGAGGCGCTGCGCGACCGGGTGGAACTGCTGCATACCCTGGCGACGCTCCCGGCACATCCGGACAGCGTGCCCATCAACCAGCTGGTGCAGGTCGAGGGCACGCCGCTCGCCGGCACCGCGGCGGTGGACCCGCTGGATTTCGTGCGGGTCATCGCACTGGCGCGCATCCTCATGCCGGCTTCCCATGTGCGCCTCTCGGCCGGGCGCACCGACATGAGCGACGAGATGCAGGCGCTCTGTTTCTTCGCCGGCGCCAATTCGCTCTTCTTCGGCGAGCGTCTGCTGACCACCCCGAACCCGGCTGCCGACCGCGACCGGTTGCTGCTGGATCGCCTGGGGCTGCGACCCGAGCCGCTGGCCGCCGGCAGCCACTAG
- a CDS encoding ComF family protein, whose amino-acid sequence MSKVDEWLAWLVPRRCVLCNAPSGAGLVCAACGADLPWLPAPVAPSALFAPLSYEYPVDRLVLGAKFQRQLSHARALGELLAGALEARAGSACPGSAARPEVLLPVPLHPRRLAERGYNQALELARPVAERLGLELAPRLARRQRATAGQTGLSRPARRRNVRDAFVAGDCSGLRVAVVDDVVTTGSTVAALVRALRVAGAAGVEVWAAARTL is encoded by the coding sequence ATGAGCAAAGTCGACGAGTGGCTCGCCTGGCTGGTGCCGCGCCGCTGCGTTCTCTGCAACGCACCGAGCGGTGCTGGCCTGGTCTGTGCGGCTTGCGGGGCCGACCTGCCCTGGCTGCCGGCCCCGGTCGCTCCCTCGGCGCTGTTCGCGCCTCTTTCTTATGAGTATCCGGTGGACCGGCTGGTCCTGGGCGCCAAGTTCCAGCGCCAGCTGTCCCATGCCCGCGCGCTGGGCGAACTGCTGGCCGGAGCACTGGAAGCCCGCGCCGGCAGCGCCTGCCCGGGTTCGGCCGCCCGGCCCGAGGTGCTGCTGCCGGTGCCCCTGCACCCACGCCGGCTCGCCGAGCGCGGCTACAACCAGGCGCTGGAGCTGGCCCGGCCCGTGGCGGAGCGGCTGGGCCTGGAGCTCGCGCCGCGGCTGGCCCGGCGGCAGCGCGCCACGGCCGGGCAGACGGGGCTGAGTCGCCCCGCACGCCGGCGCAACGTCCGCGATGCCTTCGTGGCCGGCGACTGCAGCGGGCTGCGGGTCGCCGTGGTGGATGACGTGGTCACCACGGGCAGCACGGTCGCGGCCCTGGTGCGCGCCCTGCGGGTTGCGGGTGCGGCCGGGGTCGAGGTGTGGGCCGCGGCGCGGACGCTGTGA
- a CDS encoding RidA family protein, producing the protein MSKQVISTAQAPAAIGTYSQAIRAGGMVYISGQIPLDPATGQLVAGDIREQIHQVFRNLAAVAAAAGLGLEQAVKVTVYLTDLGHFAAVNEIMAGYFPQPFPARAAIGVSALPKGAAVEADAILAG; encoded by the coding sequence ATGTCGAAGCAGGTCATCAGCACGGCGCAGGCGCCCGCCGCCATCGGCACCTATTCCCAGGCGATCCGCGCCGGCGGCATGGTCTACATCTCCGGCCAGATCCCGCTGGATCCGGCCACCGGCCAGCTGGTGGCCGGCGACATCCGCGAGCAGATCCACCAGGTGTTCCGCAACCTGGCGGCGGTGGCCGCGGCAGCCGGGCTCGGACTCGAGCAGGCCGTGAAGGTCACCGTGTACCTCACCGACCTCGGCCACTTCGCCGCGGTGAACGAGATCATGGCCGGGTACTTCCCGCAGCCCTTTCCCGCCCGTGCCGCCATTGGCGTATCGGCCCTGCCGAAGGGCGCGGCAGTGGAGGCCGACGCCATCCTCGCCGGCTGA